A segment of the Parasynechococcus marenigrum WH 8102 genome:
GCTCACATCGTTGATGGACGGGTGCCCCATGCTCTGCTGCTGGAAGTGTTCACCGATGCTGGCATCGGCACCATGGTGGTGGGACGCGGCTGAAGCGTGAACGAGCAAACGGCTCCGCTGGACCTCACAATCGCTGAAACCGCGTTGGAACGCGGCGACTACGGACAGTGCCTTGAACAGCTGACCCCGTTGGCGGAAGCCCGGCCTTTGCCGGATCCCGAGGGGGCCAGGGTCCGGCTATTGATGGTCACGGCCTTGATGGGTCAGGGGCGTGACCAGGAGGCCCTCACGATCTGTCAACTGCTGAGCCGTTCCGGTGAAACGCAGCTGCGCCAGCAGGCTCGCCAGTTGCTGACGATCCTCGAAGCCCCCGCGTTGGACCGTCCAGAACGGTGGTCCATGCGACTTCCACCATTGTCAATTCAAGCCAGTGGCGATGCCGCACCGGTGTCGTCCCGACGTCGCCGCACGCGCAAACCGCCACCACCGCCGCCACCGCCCACAGGTCCCACCAGGCCTCCGGCGCTGGGATTTGCCGTCCTGGTCGCCGCCGTGCTGCTGGCCCTAACGGTGGCCCTGAGCGGCTGCGTTCGCATGCAAGCCGATCTCAGCAGCCCGGCACCGGATCGTCTGCAGCTCGCCTGGGAGATCCAAAGCAGCACCGACCAACTCCTGCCCTGGCAGCAACGGTTTGACCGGACGCTCCAGACGCTTCGGCCTGATGTGACCGTGGAGCATCCCCGTCCGGGAGCTCAGCGGATCACCACCGCCGCCATGCCCTCCGCAGCCTTCCGGTCAACCCTCACCCAGGTGTTTCAGCTGTTGAGCGCCAGTGCCGGGATCGACCTACCTGAACCCAGGATCAGACTCGTGGAGCGCAACTGGCTGGTGGGGGTGCAGCAGCGCTTAATCCTGCAACTGGATCTCGATCGACTGCCGGACTTACCCGGGGTTGATCTGGCCCTCGGACTGAACCAGGGGCAGGTGAACCAAACCCTTCGTAGCAATGAAGACATCAACCTGGAAGCCAGCAGCTGGCGCTGGAGTCCTCTGGGTCTGGGCAGCCTTGTGGTGGCGGTTCTGCTGTTGCTGAGTCTGCTGCTGCAGGGGGTTCGACGTCGTCTCGGATTCGGCTTCCCGGAACTCCCCTCCTGACCTACAGCTCCAGGGGATCAGGATCCACCGCCAGAGCCACACCTCGAGGAAGTTCGTCCCAGAGGGTCGGGCCGGGGGGAAGCGGCAGGGGGGAGCCCACCGGACCGTGGAGCAGCAACTGCCATCGGCTCCGCCCTGCCACCCGTGCCACCGGGGCTGGGGCAGGCCCCAACAACCACCAGCCACGGTCGCGACAGAGAGGACGCACCCGCTCCGCCAGAACCGATGCCGCCGTGGCGGTGGCGCTGGCGGACTCACCGGACAACCGCAGCAGACAGGCGCGGCTGAAGGGCACGAGCGCCGCCTCCCGCCGCAGCTGCACCTCCTGGGCCAGGAAAGCCTCATACCGGCCATCCACCAGGTGGCGAATCACGGGATGGTCAGGGCAGTAGGTCTGCACCAGCACCTGACCGGGGCGTTCGCCCCGCCCAGCACGACCCGCCAGCTGCATCAGCAATTGCAGAGCCTGTTCTGAGGCCCGTAGATCGGGACGGTGCAACAGGCCATCCGCCGCCAGCACCGCCGCCAGCGTCACCTGGGGAAGGTCCATGCCCTTAGCCAACATCTGGGTTCCGATCAACACATCCGCCTTGCCGGAGGCAAAACGATCCAGCAAGCGACGGTGTCCGTCACGACCACCGGTGGAGTCACGGTCGAACCGGAGCAGCCGCAGCCCATCCAATTCCTCATTGAGCAACTCCATGACCTTCTGGGTTCCGGCACCGAAGGGCTTGAAGGCGGTGGACCCGCAATGGGCGCAACGGTTGCCGATCTCATCTCGGTGATCACACCAGTGACAACGCAGCCACTGACGACCACCGGAACCGCGGTGGACCGTGAGCGCCACATCACAGTTCGGGCACATCACCACCTCCCCACAACTACGGCACCCCAAAAAAGGGCTGTAGCCCCGTCGTGGCACGAGGATCACCGCCTGTTCCCCCTTCTCCGGCAGCTCGGCCAATCGATCCATCAGCGGACGACTGATCAGTCGACGGTGTCCTTCGGCGAGCTCATGCCGCATGTCCACCACATGGACAGGAGGCAGAGACTGCTGGGAGATCCGCTGAGTCAGACGTCCCAGACGCAGGGGCCCATCGGGATGCAGTTGCACCCAGCTGTCCAGTGATGGGGTGGCGCTGCCGAGCACCAGGCGCCCACCACCGGCACGAATCCGATCCCAAGCCAGGTCCCTGGCGTGGTAGCAGGGCATCGGTGCGGCCTGTTTATATGAGCTGTCGTGTTCCTCATCCAGCACCACCAACCCCAGTGGCGAGAGGGGAATGAACACTGCTGAGCGTGTTCCCACCACCAGCAGAGGCTGCTCGGGCGCGAGGCAGCGGCGCCACACCTGGAGGCGCTCTCGATCCCGGCAACCGCTGTGATATTCGAGAACCCTGGAGCCGAAGCGACGTCGGCAACGATCCACCAACTGAGGAATCAGGCCGATTTCAGGGGTGAGGATCAACACGTGACGGCCGGCCGCCAACTCCTTCTCCGCCAACTGCAGGTATACCTCGGTCTTGCCCGACCCGGTGATGCCCCAAAGCAGCATCCCCTCTCCATCGGGAACGGCCTCAAAGCGCTGCATCACCTGCTGCTGCTCGCTGGTGAGGGGCCGAGCGGCCTCCAGTGGGGCAACAGACATCACCCCTGTGGAGAGGGGACGCCGATCCCGGCGCACCCAGCCTTTTGTCTCCAAGACCCGGACCATGGATGGGCTGAAGCCCGAGGCTTCCAGCGAGCGCTGCCACAGTCCCGACCCCGCAACATCCAGCGCATTCAGGAGTTGCTGCTGGCGGGACGTGAGAGGCGGAGCGGGCACGGGTGGCTGCAACCGCTCCACCCACAACAGGGCACGACCTTCAGACAGGGTCCGGGCCTGGCCCAGCCAACCGGCGGGTAGGGCTGCTTTCAGCATCCGGAACACACTGAGATGGCAGCGTTCAGCCACACCCTCAAGCCAGAGGCGCCACTGGGGGTCAACGGCAGCTTGCTGCACCAGGCCTTCAACCGCCTGAACCTTGTCCGGCACTGTGGCCCCCAAGGACACGTTGTATCTGGCAACCACCAATCCATGCAGAGGGCGTCCCCTCAGCCGCACCTGCACCAGATCGCCGGCCTGCAATCCAAGTGCTGCATCGGCGCTGTAGGTGAAGGTCCTGCCCTCACGCCCAGCCTCAAGCCAGACCTCAACGAGATCAGGAGGCTTTTCGGAGGGGTTGCAAAGGCCTGAAAACTTCATTAAAGTAGGAATGTTGACTACGTATTGGTCAACGCTGCGCTCGATCCAGCGGGAAGACACGCAGTCTGAAGCCAGGACCTATGGCCTGCCACTTCGACCGGTCTGAGACCACCCCTGACAGCACAGAATCCTGATCCAAGAGACCCCATCAGCGGTCACCTCCACAGCTTTCCATTGATCACGAGCGACGTCCTTTATCGCGGCACTGCCGTCGAGATTTAAATCGCTTTGACTTGCTCAGGTGTCTCGTGTGCACGGGACTCCAGTGGAATTGGTGCTGTTTTTGATCTTCCCCTCTTCACGCTTCATCGACCATGAGCCCTGCCGCCACCAAAACCGCCCAGCCGGACATCGTTCTGCTGGCCAACTCCGAGGGAGAGGTGAGGGAGGTCAAGTCAAACGCTGAAACCAAGAAGGCTCCGGCCCGACGTCGCAGCAGCAAGGCCAGCGCCAAGGATCTGACGGCAGCAGCCGACGAGCTTCTGTCCGCCGCCGACCCCAAGAAGGCTGAGGCCGGCAAAACAAAAGCCAAAGCAGCTCCGAAGGCCAGCACGAAAAAGACCACGGCCAAGGCAGCAACAGCCAAGAAACCTGCTGCCAAGAAAGCCTCAGCAAAGAAAGCCAGCAGCAAGACCAGCGCTGAGACTGATGCGGCACCAGCCAAGGCTGTGGTGGCCAAGCCTGAGATCGTGCTGTCTCCAGAGGAGAAAGCCAAAGCCATTGCCGCTGAGAAGGCAGCGAAGGCCAAGGCGCTGGCCAGCATCAAGATCGGCCCGAAGGGTGTCTACACTGAAGACTCCATTCGGGTATACCTCCAGGAAATCGGCCGTATCCGCCTGCTCCGGCCCGACGAGGAGATTGAGCTGGCTCGGAAAATCGCCGATCTGCTCCACCTTGAAGAGCTCGCCGCTCAATTCGAGAGCGACAACGGCCGGGAACCCGACAAGAAGGAATGGGCGGCTCTGGTGGAGATGCCCCTGATCCGCTTCCGTCGGCGCCTGATGCTCGGACGTCGGGCCAAGGAAAAGATGGTGCAGTCCAACCTGCGCCTGGTGGTGTCCATCGCCAAGAAGTACATGAACCGGGGCTTGAGCTTCCAGGACCTGATCCAGGAGGGCAGCCTCGGCCTGATTCGCGCCGCCGAGAAGTTTGATCACGAGAAGGGCTACAAGTTCTCCACTTACGCAACCTGGTGGATCCGTCAGGCCATCACCCGTGCCATCGCGGATCAATCACGCACCATTCGCCTGCCGGTGCACCTTTACGAGACGATTTCCCGGATCAAGAAAACCACCAAGGTTCTCTCCCAGGAATTCGGTCGTAAGCCTACCGAGGAAGAGATTGCTGAATCGATGGAGATGACTATCGAGAAGCTGCGCTTCATTGCCAAGAGTGCCCAGTTGCCCATCTCCCTGGAAACCCCCATCGGCAAGGAAGAGGACTCCCGCCTCGGAGACTTCATCGAAGCCGACATTGAGAATCCTGAGCAGGACGTGGCCAAGAATCTTCTTCGTGAAGATCTCGAAGGAGTCCTTGCCACCCTCAGCCCCCGCGAACGGGATGTGCTGCGGCTGCGCTACGGCCTGGATGACGGACGGATGAAGACCCTCGAAGAGATCGGTCAGATCTTCGATGTAACCCGCGAACGTATCCGCCAGATCGAAGCCAAGGCCCTGCGCAAACTGCGCCACCCCAACCGCAACGGTGTTCTCAAGGAGTACATCAAGTAAGTCGGGATGGAGCCCATCAGGGTTCCATCCCCGGTAGCAACTTCACCAGTAGCCAGACGCAGAGGATGATCGCCACAAGGACATAGGCCTCGTTCATTGCACGTCCCCAAGCAATCAAAGTCTGGCAGAGCGATCCTTATCACATAAGTACATCTGCACCTACCTTTGCTCCCCTTGCCGCCTTATAAGGGTGAAGAGGGAATTGAGACGCCCTCCTCACACGGAAGAGATCGAACCCTGGCTGAAACCGGGGTTTTTTTCTAGATCAAACGGCGTTACAGACGGGCAGCAAGATCAAGCGCGGCTTAACCCTCAAAACTCTCCGTAAATTCCTGAAACGCGCGTTTCAGGCGCTCCACCGGTGTTTCCTCCAGGGGACACTCCTGGGAGGTCTGGGTTGCATAAGCCTGCAGCAGGAGGCCATCGGGTTCAAGCACTGAGGCCACCGCATGCTTGAACAACACCAGGTTGCTCTGGGGAGTGAGACCATTAAGAAAAGGGGTCAAGGTGAAGCCCTCAGCCTCGCTGTCGCAGCCAAGCACCCGCCTGGGGCGAATCAATTGATAAGCAGGCTGACCGTCTCCATCGGTGGTGATGCGCAACCGTGCCATGAGCAACTCACCACTGCTCAAAAGGAGAAGGCGAATGGTGCCCTCCGACATCAGAGGCAACTGGGGCTCGTCCGACGACCCACCTGTCACGGAGGACGAACTCGACAACGTGGTCTGACGTACACCGTTCACAACTGGACCTGGCATACATCGACGAGCTGGTGGTGACAATGTTACGCAGTCTTCACAGAACCACGATCCACCGCAGCTGCTTCACATTCGCAGATCCGACAGGCCTCGAGTCCGTAATCTGGGCGGCTGATTAGCACTCTCCATGGCTCTCACCGAACTGCGCATCGCCTCACGTCGCAGTCAGCTGGCGATGGTGCAGACCAACTGGGTGAAGGCGGAATTGGAGAAGGCCCACCCTGGACTCACCATCACGGTGGAGGCGATGGCCACGCAGGGGGACAAGATCCTGGATGTGGCCCTGGCCAAGATTGGCGACAAGGGCTTATTCACCAAGGAACTGGAAGCGCAGATGCTGGTGGGACGCGCGGAGATCGCCGTCCATTCTCTGAAGGATCTGCCCACCAACCTGCCTGAAGGCCTGATGCTGGGCTGCATCACTGAACGGGAAGATCCAGCTGATGCTCTGGTGGTGAATGCGAAAAATGCCAACCACAAACTCGACACCCTGCCGGAGGGTGCCGTGGTGGGCACCAGCTCCCTGCGCCGGCTGGCCCAGCTGCGGCATCACTACCCACATCTGAGCTTCAAGGACGTTCGCGGCAACGTGATCACGCGCCTGGAGAAGCTCGACTCAGGCGATTACGACTGCTTGATCCTGGCGGCAGCAGGCTTGGAGCGCCTGGGATTCGGCAACCGGATCCACCAGATCATCCCGGGTGACATCTCTCTTCATGCCGTTGGCCAGGGCGCCCTCGGCATCGAATGCGTGGAAGACAAGCCAGAGGTTCTGGAAATCATCAAGGTGCTGGAGCACACCACCACCTCACGCCGCTGTCTGGCGGAACGCGCCTTCCTGCGAGAGCTGGAGGGGGGCTGCCAGGTGCCGATCGGTGTCAACAGCCAGATCAACAATGAAGAACTCACCCTCACGGGCATGGTGGCCAGCCTGGATGGCAAGCGCCTGATCCGCGATGAGGCCAGTGGTTCCGCTGCTGACCCCGAGTCCATTGGCATCGAGCTGGCTGGCAAACTCAAGCACCAGGGTGCGGGAGCCATCCTCAAGGAAATCTTTGATGAGGTCCGTCCTGAGGCCTGATCAGCTCTGAATGCGCAGAGGTGTCCCCTCCTCAACAACATCGAACAGCTCTCGAATGTGAGCGTTCAGCATGCGTACACACCCAAGGCTGACGGCAGCTCTGCTCCGGACCCAATGAGGCCAAGGGGTCCCATGGATTCCTTAGTCACGGCGACCGTCGTGATGGAAACCGATGTAA
Coding sequences within it:
- a CDS encoding DUF3153 domain-containing protein, with the translated sequence MNEQTAPLDLTIAETALERGDYGQCLEQLTPLAEARPLPDPEGARVRLLMVTALMGQGRDQEALTICQLLSRSGETQLRQQARQLLTILEAPALDRPERWSMRLPPLSIQASGDAAPVSSRRRRTRKPPPPPPPPTGPTRPPALGFAVLVAAVLLALTVALSGCVRMQADLSSPAPDRLQLAWEIQSSTDQLLPWQQRFDRTLQTLRPDVTVEHPRPGAQRITTAAMPSAAFRSTLTQVFQLLSASAGIDLPEPRIRLVERNWLVGVQQRLILQLDLDRLPDLPGVDLALGLNQGQVNQTLRSNEDINLEASSWRWSPLGLGSLVVAVLLLLSLLLQGVRRRLGFGFPELPS
- the priA gene encoding replication restart helicase PriA; this translates as MKFSGLCNPSEKPPDLVEVWLEAGREGRTFTYSADAALGLQAGDLVQVRLRGRPLHGLVVARYNVSLGATVPDKVQAVEGLVQQAAVDPQWRLWLEGVAERCHLSVFRMLKAALPAGWLGQARTLSEGRALLWVERLQPPVPAPPLTSRQQQLLNALDVAGSGLWQRSLEASGFSPSMVRVLETKGWVRRDRRPLSTGVMSVAPLEAARPLTSEQQQVMQRFEAVPDGEGMLLWGITGSGKTEVYLQLAEKELAAGRHVLILTPEIGLIPQLVDRCRRRFGSRVLEYHSGCRDRERLQVWRRCLAPEQPLLVVGTRSAVFIPLSPLGLVVLDEEHDSSYKQAAPMPCYHARDLAWDRIRAGGGRLVLGSATPSLDSWVQLHPDGPLRLGRLTQRISQQSLPPVHVVDMRHELAEGHRRLISRPLMDRLAELPEKGEQAVILVPRRGYSPFLGCRSCGEVVMCPNCDVALTVHRGSGGRQWLRCHWCDHRDEIGNRCAHCGSTAFKPFGAGTQKVMELLNEELDGLRLLRFDRDSTGGRDGHRRLLDRFASGKADVLIGTQMLAKGMDLPQVTLAAVLAADGLLHRPDLRASEQALQLLMQLAGRAGRGERPGQVLVQTYCPDHPVIRHLVDGRYEAFLAQEVQLRREAALVPFSRACLLRLSGESASATATAASVLAERVRPLCRDRGWWLLGPAPAPVARVAGRSRWQLLLHGPVGSPLPLPPGPTLWDELPRGVALAVDPDPLEL
- the rpoD gene encoding RNA polymerase sigma factor RpoD, which encodes MSPAATKTAQPDIVLLANSEGEVREVKSNAETKKAPARRRSSKASAKDLTAAADELLSAADPKKAEAGKTKAKAAPKASTKKTTAKAATAKKPAAKKASAKKASSKTSAETDAAPAKAVVAKPEIVLSPEEKAKAIAAEKAAKAKALASIKIGPKGVYTEDSIRVYLQEIGRIRLLRPDEEIELARKIADLLHLEELAAQFESDNGREPDKKEWAALVEMPLIRFRRRLMLGRRAKEKMVQSNLRLVVSIAKKYMNRGLSFQDLIQEGSLGLIRAAEKFDHEKGYKFSTYATWWIRQAITRAIADQSRTIRLPVHLYETISRIKKTTKVLSQEFGRKPTEEEIAESMEMTIEKLRFIAKSAQLPISLETPIGKEEDSRLGDFIEADIENPEQDVAKNLLREDLEGVLATLSPRERDVLRLRYGLDDGRMKTLEEIGQIFDVTRERIRQIEAKALRKLRHPNRNGVLKEYIK
- a CDS encoding DUF6561 domain-containing protein, with the translated sequence MPGPVVNGVRQTTLSSSSSVTGGSSDEPQLPLMSEGTIRLLLLSSGELLMARLRITTDGDGQPAYQLIRPRRVLGCDSEAEGFTLTPFLNGLTPQSNLVLFKHAVASVLEPDGLLLQAYATQTSQECPLEETPVERLKRAFQEFTESFEG
- the hemC gene encoding hydroxymethylbilane synthase — translated: MALTELRIASRRSQLAMVQTNWVKAELEKAHPGLTITVEAMATQGDKILDVALAKIGDKGLFTKELEAQMLVGRAEIAVHSLKDLPTNLPEGLMLGCITEREDPADALVVNAKNANHKLDTLPEGAVVGTSSLRRLAQLRHHYPHLSFKDVRGNVITRLEKLDSGDYDCLILAAAGLERLGFGNRIHQIIPGDISLHAVGQGALGIECVEDKPEVLEIIKVLEHTTTSRRCLAERAFLRELEGGCQVPIGVNSQINNEELTLTGMVASLDGKRLIRDEASGSAADPESIGIELAGKLKHQGAGAILKEIFDEVRPEA